The proteins below are encoded in one region of Oncorhynchus nerka isolate Pitt River linkage group LG15, Oner_Uvic_2.0, whole genome shotgun sequence:
- the LOC115142811 gene encoding myotubularin-related protein 14-like isoform X2 has translation MMAASPSVSGSLTASGQTLSGRKSEEIADLIDLFSKTQYRAKEASQRVETIEKRCLELFGRDYKYSVIHNTNGEVCGHYPQQIVFLEYESTELHKDRFESTVQITKLQDLVNRSKMARCRGRFVCPVILYNGKHICRSSTLAGWGELYGRTGYNYIFSGGTDDTWGAESEPEVPEDDSVRNGDSQLFDKVRGLDIKLLRYLSVRYICDLMVENKKVKFGLNVTSSEKVDKAQRYADFTLLSVPYPGCEFFKDYKDRDYTAEGLVFNWNQDFVDAPLTIPACFTKNLSINWSEYQSWDLVHQTQNYLKLLLHIINSDDESGLLVHCISGWDRTPLFVSLLRLSLWADGAVHASLEPTEILYLTIAYDWFLFGHMLPDRLTKGEEIFFFCFNFLKHIVSEKFSAKKKQRRKNSQFKDTDFTVDDLCKLKSREARGSVTSLSSDFSLITEDAGGASSLTNEAVDLFSGQPLGASSWRKGHTSSPQAVLWNRPDPMHERLAHPLSQEAKSSSSSSSNQSEQGFTRAGSSPMSVPGRRCPSPSERQVRLEAVREVFLAAYSSTVGLKSSAPSPSGAITGLLEQFARGVGLRGTNSII, from the exons GTCGAGACGATAGAGAAGCGTTGCTTGGAACTCTTCGGCCGAGACTACAAGTACAGCGTCATCCACAACACCAACGGCGAGGTGTGTGGCCACTACCCACAGCAGATAGTCTTCCTGGAGTATGAAAGCACCGAGCTCCATAAAGACAG GTTTGAGAGCACGGTCCAGATCACAAAGCTGCAGGACCTGGTGAACCGCAGTAAGATGGCCCGCTGCCGAGGGAGGTTCGTCTGCCCAGTCATCCTCTACAATGGCAAA CATATTTGTCGGTCGTCCACTTTGGCAGGCTGGGGGGAGCTATACGGACGCACCGGCTACAACTACATCTTCTCCG gTGGTACTGATGACACGTGGGGGGCAGAGTCCGAGCCAGAGGTTCCAGAGGACGACAGTGTGAG GAACGGGGACTCTCAACTCTTTGACAAGGTGCGGGGTCTGGACATCAAGCTGCTGCGCTACCTCTCTGTGCGCTACATCTGTGACCTCATGGTGGAGAACAAGAAGGTCAAGTTTGGCCTTAA TGTCACCTCGTCTGAGAAGGTGGATAAGGCCCAACGCTATGCGGACTTCACCCTGCTCTCTGTGCCTTACCCGG GGTGTGAGTTCTTTAAGGACTACAAAGATCGAGACTACACTGCCGAGGGACTAGTATTCAACTGGAATCAG GATTTTGTGGATGCTCCTTTGACAATCCCTGCGTGCTTTACCAAGAACTTGAGTATAAACTGGAGTGAATATCAG TCTTGGGACCTGGTCCATCAGACCCAGAACTACCTGAAGCTGCTGCTTCACATCATCAACAGCGAcg ATGAGAGCGGTCTCCTGGTTCACTGCATATCTGGTTGGGACCGGACGCCTCTTTTCGTGTCCCTCCTGCGGCTCTCACTGTGGGCA GATGGTGCTGTCCACGCCAGCCTGGAGCCTACTGAAATCCTCTATCTGACAATCGCCTACGACTGGTTCCTCTTTGG TCATATGCTGCCTGATCGCCTcaccaaaggagaggag ATTTTCTTTTTTTGCTTCAATTTTTTGAAGCACATTGTCTCAGAGAAGTTCTCTGCCAAGAAGAAACAGAG GAGGAAAAACTCTCAATTCAAAGACACTGATTTCACAGTGGACGACCTCTGCAAGTTGA AGTCCAGGGAGGCCAGGGGCAGCGTGACCAGTTTGAGCAGTGACTTCTCTCTGATTACGGAGGACGCGGGCGGCGCCTCCAGCCTCACCAATGAGGCCGTGGACCTGTTCTCCGGCCAGCCTCTGGGAGCCTCCAGCTG GAGGAAGGGACACACCTCGTCCCCCCAGGCGGTGCTGTGGAACCGGCCCGACCCCATGCATGAGCGTCTGGCCCATCCCCTCAGCCAAGAGGCCAAGTCttccagctcctcctcctccaaccaaTCGGAGCAGGGCTTCACACGCGCCGGCAGCAGTCCTATGTCTGTGCCTGGGAGAAG gtgCCCGTCTCCCTCGGAGCGTCAGGTTCGTCTGGAGGCGGTGAGGGAGGTGTTCCTTGCAGCCTACAGCTCCACCGTGGGGCTCAAGTCCAGCGCGCCCAGCCCCTCCGGCGCCATCACAGGCCTTCTGGAGCAGTTTGCCCGCGGCGTTGGCCTCCGGGGCACCAACAGCATCATCTGA
- the LOC115142811 gene encoding myotubularin-related protein 14-like isoform X1 produces the protein MMAASPSVSGSLTASGQTLSGRKSEEIADLIDLFSKTQYRAKEASQRVETIEKRCLELFGRDYKYSVIHNTNGEVCGHYPQQIVFLEYESTELHKDRFESTVQITKLQDLVNRSKMARCRGRFVCPVILYNGKHICRSSTLAGWGELYGRTGYNYIFSGGTDDTWGAESEPEVPEDDSVRNGDSQLFDKVRGLDIKLLRYLSVRYICDLMVENKKVKFGLNVTSSEKVDKAQRYADFTLLSVPYPGCEFFKDYKDRDYTAEGLVFNWNQDFVDAPLTIPACFTKNLSINWSEYQSWDLVHQTQNYLKLLLHIINSDDESGLLVHCISGWDRTPLFVSLLRLSLWADGAVHASLEPTEILYLTIAYDWFLFGHMLPDRLTKGEEIFFFCFNFLKHIVSEKFSAKKKQRRKNSQFKDTDFTVDDLCKLKSREARGSVTSLSSDFSLITEDAGGASSLTNEAVDLFSGQPLGASSWRKGHTSSPQAVLWNRPDPMHERLAHPLSQEAKSSSSSSSNQSEQGFTRAGSSPMSVPGRRLAAEYAQSGSSLSMDYGSWQLVSGCGSIHDHGQVAAANDSPLPFSFQDEGPSGRMCPSPSERQVRLEAVREVFLAAYSSTVGLKSSAPSPSGAITGLLEQFARGVGLRGTNSII, from the exons GTCGAGACGATAGAGAAGCGTTGCTTGGAACTCTTCGGCCGAGACTACAAGTACAGCGTCATCCACAACACCAACGGCGAGGTGTGTGGCCACTACCCACAGCAGATAGTCTTCCTGGAGTATGAAAGCACCGAGCTCCATAAAGACAG GTTTGAGAGCACGGTCCAGATCACAAAGCTGCAGGACCTGGTGAACCGCAGTAAGATGGCCCGCTGCCGAGGGAGGTTCGTCTGCCCAGTCATCCTCTACAATGGCAAA CATATTTGTCGGTCGTCCACTTTGGCAGGCTGGGGGGAGCTATACGGACGCACCGGCTACAACTACATCTTCTCCG gTGGTACTGATGACACGTGGGGGGCAGAGTCCGAGCCAGAGGTTCCAGAGGACGACAGTGTGAG GAACGGGGACTCTCAACTCTTTGACAAGGTGCGGGGTCTGGACATCAAGCTGCTGCGCTACCTCTCTGTGCGCTACATCTGTGACCTCATGGTGGAGAACAAGAAGGTCAAGTTTGGCCTTAA TGTCACCTCGTCTGAGAAGGTGGATAAGGCCCAACGCTATGCGGACTTCACCCTGCTCTCTGTGCCTTACCCGG GGTGTGAGTTCTTTAAGGACTACAAAGATCGAGACTACACTGCCGAGGGACTAGTATTCAACTGGAATCAG GATTTTGTGGATGCTCCTTTGACAATCCCTGCGTGCTTTACCAAGAACTTGAGTATAAACTGGAGTGAATATCAG TCTTGGGACCTGGTCCATCAGACCCAGAACTACCTGAAGCTGCTGCTTCACATCATCAACAGCGAcg ATGAGAGCGGTCTCCTGGTTCACTGCATATCTGGTTGGGACCGGACGCCTCTTTTCGTGTCCCTCCTGCGGCTCTCACTGTGGGCA GATGGTGCTGTCCACGCCAGCCTGGAGCCTACTGAAATCCTCTATCTGACAATCGCCTACGACTGGTTCCTCTTTGG TCATATGCTGCCTGATCGCCTcaccaaaggagaggag ATTTTCTTTTTTTGCTTCAATTTTTTGAAGCACATTGTCTCAGAGAAGTTCTCTGCCAAGAAGAAACAGAG GAGGAAAAACTCTCAATTCAAAGACACTGATTTCACAGTGGACGACCTCTGCAAGTTGA AGTCCAGGGAGGCCAGGGGCAGCGTGACCAGTTTGAGCAGTGACTTCTCTCTGATTACGGAGGACGCGGGCGGCGCCTCCAGCCTCACCAATGAGGCCGTGGACCTGTTCTCCGGCCAGCCTCTGGGAGCCTCCAGCTG GAGGAAGGGACACACCTCGTCCCCCCAGGCGGTGCTGTGGAACCGGCCCGACCCCATGCATGAGCGTCTGGCCCATCCCCTCAGCCAAGAGGCCAAGTCttccagctcctcctcctccaaccaaTCGGAGCAGGGCTTCACACGCGCCGGCAGCAGTCCTATGTCTGTGCCTGGGAGAAG GCTGGCGGCGGAGTACGCCCAATCCGGCTCCTCCCTCTCCATGGACTACGGCAGCTGGCAGCTCGTGTCGGGCTGCGGCTCCATCCATGACCATGGACAGGTCGCCGCCGCCAACGACTCGCCCCTCCCCTTTAGCTTCCAGGACGAGGGGCCCAGCGGACGCAT gtgCCCGTCTCCCTCGGAGCGTCAGGTTCGTCTGGAGGCGGTGAGGGAGGTGTTCCTTGCAGCCTACAGCTCCACCGTGGGGCTCAAGTCCAGCGCGCCCAGCCCCTCCGGCGCCATCACAGGCCTTCTGGAGCAGTTTGCCCGCGGCGTTGGCCTCCGGGGCACCAACAGCATCATCTGA